A window of the bacterium genome harbors these coding sequences:
- a CDS encoding helix-turn-helix domain-containing protein, with product MPEYNDSSKIYIGGEDQFGQVMTSVEAAEYLKMHVKTVCRLAKEGKIPAKKVGSEWRFLRTVLDNWLAEALV from the coding sequence ATGCCTGAGTACAACGATTCGTCCAAGATCTATATCGGGGGAGAAGATCAGTTTGGACAGGTCATGACGTCCGTCGAGGCGGCCGAGTACCTGAAAATGCACGTGAAGACGGTTTGCCGTCTGGCCAAGGAAGGCAAGATTCCGGCGAAGAAGGTGGGCAGCGAATGGCGCTTCCTGCGGACCGTGCTGGACAACTGGCTGGCCGAGGCCCTGGTGTGA